One region of Sphingomonas kaistensis genomic DNA includes:
- a CDS encoding acetyl/propionyl/methylcrotonyl-CoA carboxylase subunit alpha, with product MITSLLIANRGEIACRVIRTAQALGIRTVAVYSDADASALHVRMADEAVHIGPSPARESYLVGEKIIAAAKETGAEAIHPGYGFLSENADFAQAVIDAGLVWVGPKPASIRAMGLKDAAKKLMADAGVPVTPGYMGDDQSAERLKAESDAIGYPVLIKAVAGGGGKGMRKVDRAVDFADALDSCRREAASSFGNDVVLLEKWIESPRHIEVQVFGDSHGNVVHLFERDCSLQRRHQKVIEEAPAPGMDEETRAAVCGAAVRAAQAVNYEGAGTIEFIADGSEGLRADRIWFMEMNTRLQVEHPVTEEITGQDLVEWQLRVASGEPLPRRQDELAITGHAIEARLYAEDPSTGFLPSTGRLDHFDLGEEGRIETGVEEGDAISPFYDPMIAKLVAHGDDRDEAIGTLTAMLDGVEVWPVRTNAGFLVNCLLDEDFEDAALDTGFIGRKLDTLVPDNEPDDALWRAAAVVALAAEEQPALAGFRLNAATAPAATLSFGADRRRIVLDDAEDYAPASGFADDSRVVLFEGGQVYAFDRRARGSHAGSAGSGSLLAPMPGKVTSVDVAAGERVEKGQRLLTLEAMKMEHAMLAPFDGVVAELNVEAGAQVQVEAVLARVEASE from the coding sequence ATGATCACCTCTCTCCTCATCGCCAATCGGGGCGAGATCGCCTGCCGGGTCATCCGCACCGCACAGGCGCTCGGCATTCGCACGGTTGCGGTCTATTCCGATGCTGACGCCAGCGCACTGCATGTCCGAATGGCGGACGAGGCGGTGCACATCGGGCCGTCGCCTGCGCGCGAGAGCTATCTGGTCGGCGAGAAGATCATCGCTGCGGCGAAGGAGACTGGCGCCGAGGCGATCCATCCGGGCTATGGTTTCCTGTCGGAGAATGCCGATTTCGCGCAGGCGGTGATCGACGCCGGACTGGTCTGGGTCGGACCCAAGCCTGCCAGCATCCGCGCCATGGGCCTGAAGGACGCCGCCAAGAAACTGATGGCCGATGCGGGCGTGCCGGTGACGCCGGGCTACATGGGCGACGACCAGTCGGCAGAGCGGCTCAAGGCGGAATCCGACGCGATCGGCTATCCTGTCCTGATCAAGGCGGTGGCCGGGGGCGGCGGCAAGGGGATGCGCAAGGTCGACCGCGCGGTAGACTTTGCCGACGCGCTGGACAGCTGCCGGCGCGAGGCAGCGTCGAGCTTCGGTAACGACGTTGTGCTGCTCGAGAAGTGGATCGAAAGCCCGCGTCACATCGAGGTGCAGGTGTTCGGCGACAGTCACGGCAACGTCGTCCACCTGTTCGAACGCGACTGCTCGCTTCAGCGCCGCCACCAGAAGGTGATTGAGGAAGCCCCCGCGCCCGGGATGGACGAGGAAACGCGCGCGGCGGTGTGCGGCGCCGCGGTGCGCGCGGCGCAGGCGGTCAATTACGAAGGCGCCGGCACCATCGAGTTCATTGCCGATGGCAGCGAGGGTCTGCGCGCCGACCGCATCTGGTTCATGGAGATGAACACGCGGCTGCAGGTCGAGCATCCGGTGACCGAGGAAATCACCGGCCAGGACCTCGTCGAATGGCAGCTTCGCGTCGCCAGCGGCGAACCGCTACCGAGGCGCCAGGACGAACTCGCCATCACCGGCCATGCGATCGAGGCGCGGCTTTATGCCGAGGACCCGTCAACCGGCTTCCTGCCCAGCACCGGGCGGCTCGACCATTTCGACCTCGGCGAAGAAGGCCGGATCGAAACCGGGGTGGAAGAAGGCGATGCGATCTCGCCCTTCTACGACCCGATGATCGCCAAGCTGGTCGCCCACGGCGATGACCGTGACGAGGCGATCGGCACGCTTACGGCGATGCTCGACGGGGTGGAAGTGTGGCCGGTCCGGACCAACGCCGGGTTTCTCGTCAACTGCCTGCTCGACGAGGATTTCGAGGACGCCGCGCTCGATACCGGCTTCATTGGTCGCAAGCTCGATACGCTGGTCCCGGACAATGAGCCCGACGACGCACTGTGGCGGGCCGCCGCGGTGGTCGCGCTCGCGGCCGAGGAGCAGCCCGCGCTGGCCGGGTTCCGCCTCAACGCCGCCACGGCGCCAGCCGCGACATTGAGCTTCGGCGCCGACCGTCGCCGCATCGTGCTCGACGATGCCGAGGATTATGCGCCTGCTTCGGGCTTTGCCGATGACAGCCGAGTGGTGCTGTTCGAAGGCGGGCAGGTCTATGCCTTCGACCGCCGCGCCCGCGGCAGCCATGCTGGCAGCGCGGGCAGCGGCAGCCTGCTGGCACCGATGCCGGGCAAGGTCACCAGCGTCGATGTCGCGGCCGGCGAGCGGGTCGAAAAGGGCCAGCGGCTGCTGACGCTCGAGGCGATGAAGATGGAGCATGCGATGCTTGCCCCGTTCGACGGCGTGGTTGCGGAATTGAACGTCGAGGCCGGCGCGCAGGTGCAGGTCGAAGCCGTGCTGGCGCGGGTCGAGGCGTCCGAATAA
- a CDS encoding acyltransferase family protein — MSVRAPAMAFRPDIQLLRAVAVLLVLGYHLGFAGFGNGLLGVDAFFVISGYLMEKLYRPGDGAITFWRRRAARLLPAYFTILVVTLVTAFLVVLPDAFAQVAAQAVSAALFVPNIQFWSADNYFNPISFVPLLHLWSLGVEFQYYLLVPAIVLLVRRWPWLMGLMILGSLLACLAMVTISPKTSFFMVPLRLWEFGLGMLVASRRGDAPILPRWVFPVALAGLAALMALPIDGTATSIVRGHPALGAMLACALTGLALASGLRDTVLDNRLGRGAVRLGDISYSLYLVHFPLIALVGYVPFGGTRLGNGDGTAVLLFAIALGLAILLHRLVERPGGSIVTWPRALMAAAVMAAIALVAPRVQQHRFDPYEQKVFAGFEDRAPYRCGKMFRITNFGEGACILAPASGERTVLLVGDSHADAIKRSFAAAATANGTRVAFPVSNEPLLIPALGPDWLLGEAKRVGATHIYLHYHSAHLTPALVEATVVAARAKGIGVTVILPVPEDQASIPALLYAAHRRGVSAPMLDRAAYDRSIEPLLSAFAKMEGVDVLPVARALCGAGPCPLAAADGTTYYFDANHLTLTGARRLQPIFAAHIAGLAPGRKSDSEAL; from the coding sequence GTGAGCGTGCGCGCGCCGGCAATGGCGTTTCGCCCCGATATCCAGCTGCTCCGCGCCGTCGCGGTCCTGCTGGTGCTCGGCTACCATCTCGGGTTCGCCGGTTTCGGCAATGGCCTGCTTGGAGTGGACGCCTTCTTCGTCATCAGCGGCTATCTGATGGAGAAGCTCTACCGCCCGGGCGATGGCGCGATCACCTTCTGGCGCCGTCGCGCGGCGCGGCTTCTGCCGGCCTATTTCACCATCCTCGTCGTGACGCTCGTCACCGCATTCCTTGTGGTCCTCCCCGATGCCTTCGCGCAGGTCGCGGCTCAGGCCGTCAGCGCCGCACTGTTCGTCCCGAACATCCAGTTCTGGTCGGCCGACAACTACTTCAATCCGATCAGCTTCGTCCCCTTGCTCCACCTCTGGTCGCTTGGCGTGGAGTTCCAATATTACCTGCTGGTACCGGCCATCGTGTTGCTTGTCCGACGCTGGCCGTGGCTGATGGGGCTGATGATCCTTGGCTCGTTGCTCGCCTGCCTGGCCATGGTGACGATCAGCCCGAAGACCAGCTTCTTCATGGTGCCGTTGCGGCTGTGGGAGTTCGGACTTGGCATGCTGGTCGCCTCGCGTCGCGGGGATGCGCCGATCCTGCCGCGCTGGGTCTTCCCCGTGGCGCTCGCGGGACTTGCCGCGCTGATGGCGTTGCCGATCGATGGCACCGCGACCAGCATCGTGCGGGGGCATCCAGCGCTTGGTGCGATGCTTGCCTGCGCGCTGACCGGACTGGCGCTGGCCAGCGGCCTTCGCGACACGGTCCTCGACAATCGGCTTGGTCGCGGCGCAGTCCGGCTCGGCGACATCAGTTATTCGCTCTACCTCGTCCATTTTCCGCTGATTGCGCTGGTCGGCTATGTCCCGTTTGGCGGCACCCGCCTCGGCAACGGGGACGGCACTGCCGTTCTTCTGTTCGCCATCGCGCTGGGGCTGGCGATCTTGCTTCATCGACTGGTCGAACGACCGGGCGGATCGATCGTCACCTGGCCGCGCGCCCTGATGGCGGCGGCGGTCATGGCTGCGATCGCCCTTGTTGCGCCGAGGGTGCAGCAACACCGCTTCGATCCTTATGAGCAAAAGGTCTTTGCCGGATTCGAGGACCGCGCTCCCTACCGCTGCGGGAAAATGTTCCGCATCACCAATTTCGGCGAGGGGGCCTGCATCTTGGCTCCGGCTTCGGGCGAACGAACGGTGCTGCTGGTCGGCGACAGCCACGCCGACGCCATCAAGCGCAGCTTTGCCGCGGCCGCCACGGCAAACGGAACACGGGTCGCCTTCCCGGTATCGAACGAGCCCTTGCTGATCCCGGCGCTCGGCCCTGACTGGCTGCTGGGCGAGGCGAAGCGGGTCGGCGCCACCCATATCTACCTCCATTATCATTCCGCGCACCTCACGCCCGCGCTGGTCGAGGCGACGGTGGTCGCGGCGCGCGCGAAGGGGATCGGGGTAACGGTGATCCTGCCCGTGCCTGAGGACCAAGCGTCGATTCCCGCGCTTCTCTACGCCGCGCATCGTCGCGGCGTTTCCGCGCCGATGCTCGACCGCGCTGCATACGACCGCTCGATCGAGCCCCTTCTCTCGGCCTTTGCGAAGATGGAGGGGGTGGACGTGCTCCCCGTTGCGCGGGCGCTGTGCGGGGCAGGGCCTTGCCCGCTCGCGGCCGCCGATGGCACGACCTACTATTTCGACGCGAACCACCTGACCCTGACCGGTGCAAGACGGCTCCAGCCCATCTTCGCCGCGCACATTGCGGGACTCGCACCGGGCCGCAAATCGGATAGTGAGGCGCTATGA
- a CDS encoding carboxyl transferase domain-containing protein translates to MSAPRLDTKVQPDSPEYQARAAHNRALADRLRADVAKAALGGSEKSRERHVSRGKLLPRERVERLLDPGSPFLEIGQLAACDMYEGDVPGAGIICGIGSISGRQVMIVCNDATVKGGTYYPLTVKKHLRAQEIAEANRLPCIYLVDSGGANLPHQAEVFPDRDHFGRIFFNQANMSALGIPQIACVMGSCTAGGAYVPAMSDESIIVREQGTIFLAGPPLVKAATGEEISAEELGGGDLHARKSGVVDHLADDDEHALTIVRDIVSTLPPQYAELEGTEPRDPAYDPQELYGIVPQDVRAPYDVHEVIARIVDGSEFHEFKPLYGTTLVTGFAHIHGQPVAILANNGVLFSESAVKGAHFIELACQRRVPLLFLQNISGFMVGGKYEAEGIAKHGAKLVTAVATAQVPKLTVLIGGSFGAGNYGMCGRAYSPRFLFSWPNSRISVMGGEQAASVLATVHRDADKWSPEEAEAFKAPIREDYEAQGNPWHATARLWDDGIIDPAQTRDVLGLALAACLNAPIPDRPRFGVFRM, encoded by the coding sequence ATGAGTGCGCCGCGCCTCGACACCAAGGTCCAGCCCGACAGCCCTGAATATCAGGCGCGCGCGGCGCATAATCGCGCGCTGGCCGACAGGCTGCGCGCCGACGTCGCCAAGGCCGCCCTCGGCGGCAGCGAGAAAAGCCGCGAGCGCCACGTTTCGCGCGGCAAGCTGCTGCCCCGCGAGCGGGTCGAACGACTGCTCGACCCCGGCTCGCCCTTCCTCGAGATCGGTCAGCTTGCGGCCTGCGACATGTACGAGGGCGACGTCCCGGGCGCGGGAATCATCTGCGGCATCGGGAGCATTTCCGGCCGCCAGGTGATGATCGTCTGCAACGACGCCACGGTAAAGGGCGGCACCTATTATCCGCTGACGGTCAAGAAGCACCTGCGCGCCCAGGAGATCGCCGAGGCCAACCGGCTGCCGTGCATCTATCTGGTCGACAGCGGCGGCGCCAACCTGCCGCACCAGGCCGAGGTGTTCCCCGACCGCGACCATTTCGGGCGGATCTTCTTCAATCAGGCGAACATGAGCGCGCTCGGCATCCCGCAGATCGCCTGCGTGATGGGCAGCTGCACCGCCGGCGGCGCCTATGTGCCGGCGATGAGCGACGAGAGCATCATCGTGCGCGAGCAGGGCACCATCTTCCTTGCCGGCCCGCCGCTGGTGAAGGCCGCAACGGGCGAGGAGATCAGCGCCGAGGAGCTGGGCGGCGGCGACCTCCATGCCCGCAAGTCGGGGGTGGTCGACCATCTGGCGGACGACGACGAGCATGCGCTGACCATCGTTCGCGACATCGTCAGCACCCTGCCGCCCCAATATGCCGAGCTGGAGGGCACCGAGCCGCGCGATCCCGCCTACGATCCGCAAGAGCTGTACGGCATCGTCCCGCAGGACGTCCGCGCCCCCTACGACGTGCACGAGGTGATCGCCCGCATCGTCGACGGGTCGGAATTCCACGAATTCAAGCCGCTTTACGGCACGACCCTCGTCACCGGCTTTGCGCATATCCACGGCCAGCCGGTCGCGATCCTCGCCAACAACGGCGTCCTGTTCAGCGAAAGCGCGGTCAAGGGCGCGCATTTCATCGAGCTGGCCTGCCAGCGCCGCGTGCCTCTGCTGTTCCTGCAAAACATCTCCGGCTTCATGGTCGGCGGCAAATATGAGGCCGAGGGCATCGCCAAGCATGGCGCCAAGCTGGTCACCGCCGTCGCCACCGCGCAGGTGCCCAAGCTCACCGTTCTGATCGGCGGCAGCTTTGGCGCCGGCAATTACGGCATGTGCGGCCGCGCCTACTCGCCCCGCTTCCTGTTCAGCTGGCCCAACAGCCGGATCAGCGTGATGGGCGGCGAGCAGGCGGCGAGCGTGCTGGCCACCGTCCACCGCGACGCCGACAAGTGGAGCCCGGAAGAAGCCGAAGCCTTCAAGGCCCCGATCCGCGAGGACTATGAGGCGCAAGGCAATCCCTGGCACGCCACCGCGCGGCTGTGGGACGACGGCATCATCGACCCCGCCCAGACCCGCGACGTCCTCGGCCTCGCGCTCGCCGCCTGCCTCAACGCGCCGATCCCGGACCGCCCGCGGTTTGGCGTGTTCCGGATGTAG
- a CDS encoding M13 family metallopeptidase, whose product MLRSPLLLAASALALSLGGCNVSTKDGNPTEAAATEAGTALGINPASLDRSVAPGDDFYQFANGGWMKTAEIPADRSSIGAFYIADQVREKNTRALFDDLLKTDQDANSNEGRIANYYKAYLDTDAIDRAGMTPAKSDLDAIAAIPDKRALSAAIGASLRADVDPLNATNFQTDNLFGIFVTQGLNTPGETLPYILQGGLGMPEREYYLSADAKMGGLRDKYRNYVQTMMQAAGHPDAAGAAGRVVALETKIAQAHASREESEDFSKAAKVWTRAELEKNAPGLDWGALLGAAQLGRAPKFQAYHSTAIPRLAALVGSEPLDAWKDWLAFHTLNQQANVLPRPIRDASFAFNSTALQGTPQQRPRDIQALNAASNALQDAVGKAYVERYFPASAKAEVQAMVDQIKAAFAKRVEALDWMAPSTKQEALAKVKSIVVGVGYPDSWRDYGAVTIAADNAYANQKAAGLAEYKHQIAKIGKPMDRSEWWMPPQLVNAVNLPVQNALNFPAAILVAPFFDPKADPAYNYGAIGSVIGHEISHSFDNNGALFDSTGKLRNWWTPQDFARFSQAGDALAKQYDAYEPLPGLHVNGKLTLGENIADVAGLAAAYQAYHDSLGGKPAPTIDGFSADQRFFIAYGQAWATKMREETLRGRIATDGHAPGQYRAQTVRNLDPWYGAFDIKAGQKLYLAPEQRVKVW is encoded by the coding sequence ATGCTCCGCTCGCCGCTCCTGCTCGCCGCCTCCGCGCTCGCCCTTTCGCTTGGCGGGTGCAACGTCAGCACCAAGGACGGCAATCCGACGGAAGCGGCTGCGACCGAGGCCGGCACCGCGCTTGGCATCAATCCGGCCTCGCTGGACCGGTCGGTCGCCCCGGGCGACGATTTCTATCAGTTTGCCAACGGCGGCTGGATGAAGACCGCCGAAATCCCCGCCGACCGGTCGAGCATCGGCGCCTTCTACATCGCCGACCAGGTCCGCGAGAAGAACACCCGGGCGCTGTTCGACGACCTGCTCAAGACCGACCAGGACGCGAACTCGAACGAGGGGCGGATCGCCAACTACTACAAGGCGTATCTCGACACCGACGCGATCGACCGCGCGGGGATGACGCCGGCCAAGTCCGATCTCGACGCCATCGCCGCCATTCCCGACAAGCGCGCGTTGTCGGCCGCGATCGGCGCTTCGCTCAGGGCCGATGTCGACCCGCTCAACGCGACCAATTTCCAGACCGACAACCTGTTCGGAATCTTCGTCACGCAGGGGCTGAACACGCCGGGCGAAACCCTGCCCTACATCCTCCAGGGCGGCCTCGGCATGCCCGAGCGCGAATATTACCTGTCCGCCGACGCCAAGATGGGTGGCCTCCGCGACAAGTATCGCAACTACGTCCAGACCATGATGCAGGCCGCCGGCCACCCCGACGCCGCCGGTGCCGCCGGCCGCGTCGTGGCGCTGGAGACCAAGATCGCTCAGGCCCATGCCAGCCGCGAGGAGAGCGAGGACTTCAGCAAGGCGGCCAAGGTCTGGACCCGCGCCGAACTCGAAAAGAACGCCCCCGGCCTGGACTGGGGCGCGCTGCTCGGCGCCGCACAGCTCGGGCGCGCGCCCAAGTTCCAGGCCTATCACTCGACCGCCATCCCCCGGCTCGCCGCTTTGGTCGGGTCGGAGCCGCTCGACGCATGGAAGGACTGGCTGGCGTTTCACACGCTGAACCAGCAGGCGAACGTGCTGCCCCGCCCGATCCGCGACGCCAGCTTCGCCTTCAACAGCACCGCGCTGCAAGGCACTCCGCAACAGCGCCCGCGCGACATCCAGGCCCTGAACGCCGCCAGCAACGCGCTGCAGGACGCGGTCGGCAAGGCTTATGTCGAACGCTATTTCCCGGCCTCGGCCAAGGCCGAGGTCCAGGCGATGGTCGACCAGATCAAGGCCGCCTTCGCCAAGCGGGTCGAAGCGCTCGACTGGATGGCGCCGTCGACCAAGCAGGAAGCGCTGGCCAAGGTGAAGTCGATCGTGGTCGGCGTCGGCTATCCCGACAGCTGGCGCGATTATGGCGCGGTGACCATCGCCGCCGACAATGCCTATGCCAACCAGAAGGCGGCGGGCCTCGCCGAATACAAGCATCAGATTGCCAAGATCGGCAAGCCGATGGACCGAAGCGAATGGTGGATGCCGCCGCAGCTGGTCAACGCGGTCAACCTGCCGGTCCAGAACGCGCTCAATTTCCCGGCCGCGATCCTGGTCGCGCCCTTCTTCGATCCCAAGGCCGACCCCGCCTATAATTACGGCGCGATCGGCAGCGTGATCGGGCACGAGATCAGCCACAGCTTCGACAACAACGGCGCCCTGTTCGATTCGACCGGCAAGCTGCGCAACTGGTGGACGCCGCAGGACTTCGCCCGCTTCAGCCAGGCCGGCGACGCGCTGGCCAAGCAATATGACGCCTACGAGCCGCTTCCGGGGCTGCACGTCAACGGCAAGCTGACGCTGGGTGAGAACATCGCCGACGTCGCCGGGCTCGCCGCCGCCTACCAGGCCTATCACGACAGCCTCGGCGGCAAGCCCGCGCCGACCATCGACGGCTTCTCCGCCGACCAGCGCTTCTTCATCGCCTATGGCCAGGCCTGGGCCACCAAGATGCGCGAGGAGACGCTCCGCGGCCGGATCGCCACCGACGGCCATGCACCGGGCCAATATCGCGCCCAGACCGTCCGAAACCTCGATCCCTGGTACGGCGCCTTCGACATCAAGGCCGGGCAGAAACTGTATCTCGCGCCCGAACAACGGGTGAAGGTCTGGTAA
- a CDS encoding DMT family protein, producing MPTILLLICSNIFMTAAWYWHLKGGMSKPILLVIFISWSIALVEYCFAVPANRIGYANGWTGAQLKIAQEAITLIVFGGFMVTVLGEPLHWRHLAAFGCIMAAVGFLFAGK from the coding sequence ATGCCGACGATCCTGCTGCTCATCTGCTCCAACATCTTCATGACCGCCGCCTGGTACTGGCACCTGAAAGGCGGGATGAGCAAACCGATCCTGCTGGTGATCTTCATCAGCTGGAGCATTGCGCTGGTCGAATATTGCTTCGCGGTGCCGGCCAACCGGATCGGCTACGCCAACGGCTGGACCGGCGCCCAGCTCAAGATCGCGCAGGAAGCGATCACGCTGATCGTGTTCGGCGGCTTCATGGTAACCGTGCTTGGCGAACCGCTCCACTGGCGGCACCTCGCCGCCTTCGGATGCATCATGGCCGCCGTCGGATTTCTGTTCGCCGGCAAGTAA
- a CDS encoding DUF4177 domain-containing protein — protein MAYEYRVIDVADGALSSLLIGEGRIETDVLEAYINAMASEGWRLKFMEKVLQRHLVLSDRETLMITFERPVAEAERENRAARCVDDVIAAEDRARQGGRRAAAGAIGLAAGGAFLGALLSNSDEA, from the coding sequence ATGGCGTATGAGTATCGGGTCATTGATGTCGCAGACGGCGCGCTTAGTTCGCTTCTTATTGGCGAAGGGCGAATCGAAACTGATGTTCTTGAAGCGTACATAAACGCCATGGCGTCGGAAGGGTGGCGCCTGAAGTTTATGGAGAAGGTCCTTCAGCGCCATCTCGTTCTGTCGGATCGCGAGACATTGATGATTACCTTCGAACGTCCCGTTGCTGAAGCTGAACGGGAAAACCGCGCGGCACGGTGCGTGGACGATGTCATCGCTGCCGAGGACAGAGCGCGACAGGGTGGCCGACGCGCAGCGGCCGGAGCTATCGGCTTAGCTGCCGGTGGCGCATTTCTGGGTGCTCTTCTCAGCAACAGCGACGAGGCTTGA
- a CDS encoding acyl-CoA dehydrogenase family protein, with translation MSAPTLDFDLGEMADTIRESTQRFAADRIQPIAAEIDHNDRFPIELWPEMGELGLHGITVEEEWGGLGLGYLEHVVAQEEVARASASVGLSYGAHSNLCVNQIRRWANDEQKKKYLPGLIDGTKVGALAMSEAGAGSDVVSMKLKAEKSGNGYRLNGTKFWITNGAYADVLVVYAKTTPDAGSRGITTFLIEKGMEGFSIGQKIDKVGMRGSPTSELVFDDCLVPAENIMGPENGGVGVLMSGLDYERTVLAGIQLGIMQACLDVVIPFVRERVQFGKPIGAQQLMQAKIADMYVALNSARAYVYQVAKACDAGKTTRFDAAGAILLASESAFKVAGEAVQALGGAGYTKDWPVERFMRDAKLLDIGAGTNEIRRMLIGRELIGA, from the coding sequence ATGTCAGCACCGACCCTCGACTTCGACCTCGGCGAGATGGCCGATACCATCCGCGAGTCCACGCAGCGCTTCGCGGCCGACCGCATCCAGCCGATCGCGGCGGAGATCGATCACAACGACCGCTTCCCGATCGAACTGTGGCCAGAGATGGGCGAACTCGGCCTTCACGGAATCACGGTCGAGGAGGAGTGGGGCGGGCTTGGCCTCGGCTACCTCGAGCATGTCGTGGCGCAGGAGGAAGTCGCCCGCGCTTCGGCCTCGGTGGGCCTCAGCTACGGCGCGCACTCCAACCTGTGCGTCAACCAGATCCGCCGCTGGGCGAACGACGAGCAGAAGAAGAAGTACCTGCCCGGCCTGATCGACGGCACCAAGGTCGGCGCGCTGGCGATGAGCGAGGCGGGCGCCGGGTCCGACGTCGTGTCGATGAAGCTTAAGGCCGAGAAGTCGGGCAATGGCTATCGCCTCAACGGCACCAAGTTCTGGATCACCAACGGCGCTTATGCCGACGTGCTGGTGGTTTATGCCAAGACGACGCCCGACGCCGGCAGCCGCGGCATCACCACCTTCCTGATCGAAAAGGGCATGGAGGGTTTCTCCATCGGCCAGAAGATCGACAAGGTTGGCATGCGCGGCTCGCCGACCAGCGAATTGGTGTTCGACGATTGCCTCGTGCCGGCCGAGAACATCATGGGCCCCGAGAATGGCGGGGTCGGGGTACTGATGAGCGGCCTCGATTATGAGCGCACGGTGCTGGCGGGCATCCAGCTCGGCATCATGCAGGCCTGCCTCGACGTGGTCATCCCGTTCGTGCGCGAGCGGGTGCAGTTCGGCAAGCCGATCGGCGCGCAGCAGCTGATGCAGGCCAAGATCGCCGACATGTATGTCGCGCTGAACAGCGCTCGCGCCTACGTCTATCAGGTCGCCAAGGCCTGCGACGCGGGCAAGACCACCCGCTTCGACGCGGCGGGCGCGATCCTGCTGGCGAGCGAAAGCGCGTTCAAGGTGGCGGGCGAGGCGGTCCAGGCGCTGGGCGGAGCGGGCTATACCAAGGACTGGCCGGTCGAACGCTTCATGCGAGACGCCAAGCTGCTCGACATCGGTGCGGGAACGAACGAGATCCGCCGGATGCTGATCGGACGGGAACTGATCGGGGCGTGA
- a CDS encoding thiolase family protein yields MATASDNVVILSYARTPMGAMQGALADVSATDLGATAVKAAVERAGVDGGDIDRIYMGCVLPAGLGQAPARQAAIKAGLPTSVQATTVNKVCGSGMQTVIMGAEAILTGNADVIVAGGMESMTNAPYLLKKHRSGARIGHDKIYDHMFLDGLEDAYEEGRAMGSFAQATANDYQLTREGMDAYAIESLNRAKSAIDGGGFKDEIVAVTVKSRAGETVVDTDEAPGRGRPDKIPQLKPAFDKEGTITAATSSSISDGAAAVVLARESDASAKGLTPVARIVATAAHAQAPAEFTIAPIGAIHKVLDKAGWSIGEVDLFEVNEAFACVAMFAMKDLGIGHDKINVHGGATALGHPIGASGTRIIVTLLNALKQKGLKRGIASLCIGGGEATAVAVELL; encoded by the coding sequence ATGGCCACCGCATCCGATAACGTCGTCATCCTCTCCTATGCCCGCACCCCGATGGGAGCGATGCAGGGCGCGCTGGCCGACGTCAGCGCGACCGATCTTGGCGCCACCGCGGTCAAGGCGGCGGTCGAGCGGGCCGGAGTCGACGGCGGCGACATCGACCGCATTTACATGGGCTGCGTGCTTCCGGCCGGCCTCGGCCAGGCCCCGGCGCGGCAGGCGGCGATCAAGGCGGGACTTCCGACCAGCGTCCAGGCGACCACCGTCAACAAGGTCTGCGGCTCGGGCATGCAGACCGTGATCATGGGCGCCGAGGCGATCCTCACCGGCAATGCCGACGTCATCGTCGCCGGCGGCATGGAGAGCATGACCAACGCGCCCTACCTCCTCAAGAAGCACCGCAGCGGCGCGCGCATCGGCCATGACAAGATCTACGACCACATGTTCCTCGACGGGCTCGAAGACGCCTATGAGGAAGGCCGCGCGATGGGCAGCTTCGCCCAAGCCACCGCCAACGACTATCAGCTGACCCGCGAAGGCATGGACGCCTATGCGATCGAAAGCCTCAACCGCGCCAAGTCGGCGATCGACGGCGGCGGGTTCAAGGATGAGATCGTCGCGGTGACGGTGAAGAGCCGCGCCGGAGAGACGGTGGTCGACACCGACGAAGCCCCGGGCCGTGGCCGCCCCGACAAGATTCCGCAGCTCAAGCCCGCCTTCGACAAGGAAGGCACGATCACCGCGGCGACCAGCTCGTCCATCTCCGACGGCGCCGCCGCGGTCGTCCTCGCCCGCGAGTCGGATGCATCGGCCAAGGGGCTGACCCCGGTCGCCCGCATCGTCGCCACCGCCGCCCACGCCCAGGCCCCGGCCGAATTCACGATCGCCCCGATCGGCGCGATCCACAAGGTGCTCGACAAGGCTGGCTGGTCGATCGGCGAAGTCGACCTGTTCGAGGTCAACGAGGCATTTGCCTGCGTCGCCATGTTCGCGATGAAGGACCTCGGCATCGGCCACGACAAGATCAACGTCCACGGCGGCGCCACCGCGCTCGGTCACCCGATCGGCGCCAGCGGCACCCGCATTATCGTCACCTTGCTCAACGCGCTGAAACAAAAGGGCCTGAAGCGCGGCATCGCCAGCCTTTGCATCGGCGGCGGCGAAGCCACGGCGGTGGCGGTCGAACTGCTGTAA